The following proteins are encoded in a genomic region of Nicotiana sylvestris chromosome 4, ASM39365v2, whole genome shotgun sequence:
- the LOC138890055 gene encoding uncharacterized protein — METTGTNRVTGLHELEEFRFQAFESARLYKERMKLMHDKHILDRNFKPGDLVLLGVVEIESEDRTNKFTVNGQRLKHYLGMAEEKGDRVVITLEKPQYETEE, encoded by the exons ATGGAGACAACAGGTACTAACAGAGTCACTGGGTTACATGAGCTCGAGGAATTCAGGTTCCAGGCTTTTGAGAGTGCtagattatacaaagaaaggatgaaattAATGCATGATAAGCACATCTTGGATCGAAACTTCAAACCTGGAGATCTAGTGTTGCT TGGAGTTGTAGAGATTGAATCAGAAGATAGGACAAATAAGTTCACAGTaaatgggcaaaggttgaaacattaccttggaatggCTGAAGAAAAAGGGGATAGAGTGGTAATCACTTTGGAAAAGCCCCAGTATGAGACTGAGGAGTGA
- the LOC138890056 gene encoding secreted RxLR effector protein 161-like, whose protein sequence is MKNYSPIAAPIIKGDKFSLNQCPQNALEKEQMKDIPYASLVGSLMYAHVCTRPDVAFALGMLGRYQSNPGLDHWKAGKRVLRYLQGTKDFKLTYKCSDSLEVIVYSDSDLGGCKNTGKSTSGYVFLLAGGAVS, encoded by the coding sequence ATGAAGAACTATTCACCTATAGCAGCACCCATAATTAAAGGTGACAAATTCTCATTGAATCAATGTCCACAAAATGCATTAGAAAAGGAGCAAATGAAAGACATTCCCTATGCTTCGCTTGTTGGGAGCCTTATGTATGCACATGTCTGTACTAGACCTGATGTTGCTTTTGCGTTAGGAATGCTTGGTAGATATCAAAGTAACCCTGGTCTTGACCATTGGAAAGCTGGTAAAAGGGTCCTGAGATATTTGCAAGGAACCAAGGATTTTAAGCTCACATACAAATGCTCTGACTCATTGGAGGTGATTGTATATTCAGACTCTGATCTGGGTGGATGCAAAAACACTGGTAAATCTACTTCAGGATATGTTTTCCTTCTTGCTGGAGGTGCTGTGTCTTGA